The genomic stretch ATAGCAACAAAGCCTTGGCATCATCTCCTCATGCCATTAGGAAGGctttttatttacttcttttcTCTCGGTGTGGCTGTTTTTCCTGAATGGtttgggaagaaagggagagggagggctaAGCAGAGGGGGCAGGGACTGAGAGGCAAAGGCAGACAGGGAAGGAGGGACGGAGAGAGGGGCTGGGGAGAGCAGTCCAGGAGGAGGTAGAGGATGGGCAGAGGGAGAGAGCAAAGGACGGGAGCTGGGGACAGACAGACGGGCAGCAAcggagagggagggagcaagcaTGTCAGGGGGCGGCTGGAGGAGCAGTGAGGCAGAGGACAAATAAGACAGAGGAAGACGAGGAcatggagaggaggagagaggcaggGGACATAACAGATGGATCAAGCAATCTattagcatttgttaaacacctactatgtgccagatacgcTGCTAAACACAGAGGTTACAGAGACAATCGCGAAATCGAAACAGAGGCAGAAGGCAGACCAAGGggtcagagagaagagaggaagacagtcaggaagagacagaagccaaggagagatggagaggggcaCGGACTGAGATGAAACCGAGAAAGATGGAGATGGAGGAACAAGCAGTGCagttgggggcgggggtggggagcagAAGGGAGGCACCCAGGGAGCCGGGGAACAGAGGGTCAGGAAGAACCAAAGGACAGAGAAATGTGGGGGCGCTGATATTGAGGGGGAAGTGCTAGGGAGAGGGGTCAGGACAAAAGGCAGCAGAGGCAGGaaaggggacagagagaggggcaaaggCCAGATGACAGACTGGAGGGAAGGTACAAAGGCAAAGAACACAGAGATCAGACGGAGAAGGAATGACAGTTATCAAGGGCAGGGAGTATAGGattaagggggaggaggagaggggcagaAAAAAGACCCAGAGGAAAATCTGGGCTGAGAATCACCCCAGGGGCCTAGAGCCTGACAACAAAGccacagacagacaggcaggcaagcagacagacagacagacagacagacaaggacTAGAGGGGGCTCTGTCAGAGACGCAAAGCAGAAAGCCAGGCTGGGGTCTAGGTTCTAGACCAACTGAGTCCAGTCTGCATCGCCACAGAACAGAACCGAGCCATCCAGAAGTAACAGACCACAGGCTGACAAGGAGCCAGAGCCGGCCAGCACTTGGCTGGACCAACAAGCCCAGCTCAGATGGAAGGAGAGCAAAGTGGTGGTGCCTGGCACCCAGTCCCAAGCCTGGCCCAACAGATggatgggggagtgggggaggacaTCGATAGGGGAAGGCCCAGAGCCGGCCAGGCCACCAGAATAGCATACACATGAACAGAGCCCAGCACTCTCCCAGGGCTTATAAATAAACAGGCATGTGGGAAACGAGAGTTTTTTCTCCAGGAAATAGAATTTATGTTTACAGACATGATTTTGCTTGTAAAgaatctcctcctttctcttggtCGCTGTGTCCCCTGACACTGTCCCTGAGTTACCCCCAGCCCCTGCCCCTCTCCGCCCTTTATTGCTCAGATGCTAAAGATTTGGTCCCAGCCAAGGGcaatggggagggggcaatggggATCAGGGCTGTCCCTGGcccaggagggaagaggaagcgAGGCAGGGCCAGCTGTCCAGATGTGCCCATGTATGGGCATGGAAAGAGCAGGCAGCCGAGGAGTGGCAGCATCGACGCCTGATTCCCACCATACAGAGAATCTCTCTGGGGGGCAGAGGGGGCCCGGGCTGCAGGCCTGGCACGGGCACAACAGGACATGCCAGCTTCTTTTCAAACTTGACAGCTGGAGGGAACAGCTCCCATtctgggggggtggagggagagggttCTTCCTCATGGAAAAAACTTGGGGAGGGGCAGTGACACTCCAACCTCCAGAAGGCCAAGCGTTTGAGAAAAGTGGGGCATGGGGCTTTTCCTTGTTGCTGAATACTGGTTAGGCCGCAGGCCTTAAGACCAAAAGCCTGCAGAGCTGCAGAGGTATGTAGGATCCCCACGGAGGGAGAGGCCATTCAGTGCTAAACACAGGCCTTTCCGGGCCTCCCCACCCTAGACCTTGGGCGTCCTTACCCAACTGCCCGACTAGCCAGGTTAGTGAGTCCCAGTCCCAGCTCCAGGCAGAGGGAAACGGGCCTCTTCTGCAAGAAGGTACCAGCCCCCAGTCCCTTCAAAGCAGTGGTGCTTCTAGAGGATGGCCTGTGGTTCTCAGGCCCCGTGAGAGGTAGTGACCCttaggagaggaggaaggaggtggCAGTTGGGAGGATGGCTGATGGAACTCCCCAgaccaggtgagagatgatggtCCCAAAGCCACCAGAGGCTCCAGGAGGTCGGGAGCCCTGGTAGGGGATGCTCCCCAGAGGTGAGCCACGGTTTGAGGCCCAGGCAGGAGCAGAGAGGGGAGTCCCTTTGGGCTGCCCAGCCTGGCAGGACCAACTGCCCCAAGCAGCCGGTGGACTGTGGATTGGCCAGCTACCCAGGTCGGCTGTTAGTGGTGCCCAGGTACCCTCAGGGGCCTGGAAAGAggcaaagtccagagagtcagggcCTACGGGGCTCAAGTGGGCTCGCCTTTCCTGGGGATCCCTAGGCCTGCGGGCTTGTGCCCTACACAGAGcgccatctcctcctcctcctcctcttccagttcctcctcctcttcttcctccccgtCCTGCTCGCGCTCccgctcttcctcctcctcctcctcttcctcccccgcCTCCTGCTCCCGCTCCTTCTCCTCGCGGACCGAGGGGGGCGGACTGGGCGCCGGAGCTGGGGCTGGGCGAGGGCGCGGCGGCCGGGGGGCCGGCGGAGGCTCGTCGCGCTCCGCCATGCGCTCCACGGCGCCCTCGCCCACCAGGAAGACGGTGTCGAGGACCCGCGGGGGGCCCGTGACGGGGTTGTGGTCGTAGGAGAAGACGCGCAGCGCCCGCAGCGGCCGCAGGTCGGGGAAGCCGCCCAGCTGGTTGCGGTCCACGTCGAGGATGCGCAGGCGGCCCATCCGCAGCAGCACGTTGGGGAACACCTCGAGGCGGTTGCCGTAGAGCCAGAGGCCGCGCAGCCCCACCATGCTGGGCAGCTCGGCCGGCAGGCCGCGCAGCCGGTTGTCGCCCAGCTGCAGGGACTGCAGCCCCGGCATGCGGAGCAGCGCGCGCGGGAAGCGCCGCACGTAGTTGCCCTCGAGCCACAGGCAGCGCAGGCTCTGCAGCTGCGCGAAGTCGGCGGGCAGCCCGAGGAGCCGGTTGCTGCCCAGGTAGAGGCGGCTGAGCCTGGGCAGGCGGCACAGCGCCTCGGGCACGTGCTCCAGCTTGTTGAAGTCCAGCGCCAGGATGCGCAGCTCGCGCAGTTCCTCGATCTCGTCGGGCAGCTCGCGCAGGCCCGTGCCGCTGATGTAGAGCCTCTGCAGGCCGAGCAGGGCGCACACCGAGGCGGGCAGGCGCCGCAGCCGCCGCCCGCTCAGCTCCAGGAGCTGCTCGCCGTTGCTCAGCTGCTCTGCCACGTCCGACGGCAGCTCGTCCAGCGTGGACTCTGCGATGCCCATCCTGCGCTCATGGCCCCCGGGAGGAGCGGGGGCCGCCGGCGGCGTGCGCCCTGCCCGCGCTCAGGGCCCCGCCTGGCGGCCAGCCTCCCCCCCGGCCCAccttcccccgcccccgccccggcCCGCACTGATCACCCGGCCTGATGGTGCACCCCCGACAGAGCTCAGGGTGCTtcttcctgccccccacccccgcccccgcccccgcaaGAGACTGCCCAGCCGGCTATCCCCTCCTGACCTGGCTCCGTCGGGCTGCCTTCTCCCGTTCCGCGCCGGGGATTGGGCTGCCTGCCCCCTCCAGTCCTGCGAGTCGTCCCCCCCTAACAGGGCTCTGTCTGTCCGCCTCCCGCCCACCCCGCCCACTGTCCTGAGCCggcacccctcccctccctccagggCTCAGGATACTCCTTCCGGTCCCCTGCCGAGGACCAGGTTGCCCCCACCTGTCCTAAtccgcccccctccccagggTTCAAGATGCCCGCTCTGCCTCTCAAGTCACCCCCCCCCTGCCCCGCTCCGCCCCGGCCCCGATGGGGCTTGCTCCCCTCCCGGCCCGATCCagacccccagccccagcccccggGCACGGGAGGGGAGGCGCCGCCCGGCCACTCAGCTGGCCGCCGGGCGGCTCGGGCGGCTCGCCGCCAGTCTCTTCATCGCCCTCCGGGACTCCCCCGCTCGCACTGTCTGACTTGGGTTCCCACAGACTCGATGCTTAGCGACCCGTTGCTATGGAAACTCCCCGACGCGGTTCCAGCTGccaatgagagggagggaggaagagagaggggcgGGAGcgagactgggggaggggggagcgccTCCTCCCCAAGACCAGCCTCGCTCCTTGGGCACCGCCTCCCTCCTGACTGAGCAGGACAGAACCTAGACCAGAACTGCGCGGGCCAGCGGGTACCCCTACTCAGATGTCTTCAATCTCTGGCCCCCTTACCCACTCCTCATTCGCGCAGTTCCTCCAGCAGCGTACCATCGAACACAGATCTCTGCTCACCCAATTGCCCCACGTGCCACCCTGTGCCAGTccaacctccccacccccttcctctcccaattaCACCAGAGCGAAAAAAATAGACACAAATCGATGAATTCTCTCTGTACTCAGCGACAGCCTGATCCAGACATCAGCACAATGAACCCCGAATGCTCCATAGAACAGAGAAGGAATGTCTGAGCTTGGAAAGAAAGCTTGGGAAAACGGAGAAGAGCTACTGGGAGGTAGCCGAGGGCAAGTGTCTGGCCGAAGGGACCCTCGAAGGCAGAAGGTCCGAAATCCGAGGGGCCAAAAAGCAGAGAATTCAAGGTATCACGGTGTCCTAGGTAAACCActttgacctgggttcaaatcccgtcACACTAGAGGTGTGACCTTAGGTCACTTACCTGTCCCTGCCTctgtcctcatgtgtaaaaagaggGGATCGTATTGAATGACATCCGGTGTCCCTTCAAACTCAATAGCCCATAAATGGCcgtgctggaaaggaccttagaacagagaccGACACAACTGCAGGGGAGCCTGAGAGCCTATGTTACCCTAACTCTCCttttttacagaagggaaaactgaggttcagggagcaTAAGCAATATATGAATAAGCTCCAAGCTCCTGGGGTACAAATGGGAAAGTGAGGTGTCCCCGCTCTCacggaactcacattctaatgggggagacaagaacaCAGATGGACAGTTTCAGTGACAGGACAGATGGAAAGGCCCCATAATCCTTAGGGAACAgaggcaaagcagatggtaattcgttaatgtcatttccactgataaaatcttaACGGTTTCTGCCTTTGAACCATTTGATGATGCCAAAGGCGTTGGTAGCAAGAACTTTCTTGACTCAGCCTTCACTAGCTGTGGCTGAAGTACTCCCGGAGCAGATGTCGGGCTGCGGGGGCGCAGGGGGGCTCAAGATGATGGCTTCGAGGGCTGGGCTGGAAGTAGCACCAATGGCCTGTCATGTGGCCACTCCTGGGGCCCTTGGACCAATCCTTGCAGTTGGTGTTAGTGGTGTCAAGGAAAGGGAACCTCTCCTTCAGTGTTCTCTCCCCTGGTTCTTGGCTGTGATGGATGTACTAGAAGCAGGACCCGTGGTCCAGGGTGAAGGATACAGCAATCCCCAACCTgagttcagggtcctgggctgtgTCTATCAGGGACTGTGGGGAAATGGTGTTCCTGTCTGTTCCTTAGGGGGCTTCAGTGAGGCTGGTATGGCTGAAGGGAGGCAGGGGCTGCTGGCTGCATCTCCACAGGAGTTGATTCTCTGAATGGTGGCTCCAGGGGCTGGGGTGTGCCTCtatcagaaatagggaaatttggaataaGAGAGAGTTGAGGGGGAAGATAATGTAATTACACCCCGCCACCCCTTCCTGTTCAACCTGTGCTACTTCTCCCTCTGAAAGATGAAAAGTGTCTGGAaggggaaggagcaggagagAGTGCTTACTCACTGGCCCCAGCCCTGGAGCGCAATCTACCCAGAGAGGGGCTTGCAGCGAGGGAATGGGACATCAGACCACCAAGTTTAGGATTCTCTTTTGGCAGGCACTCCCCTGCCTCTCAGCTGCATTGTCATGTGCTGCAATACTGTGCTATTcagtgccctcccctcccctccatggcTCCCTGTGGGTAGAGGTGACCCTGGGACCGCACAAGTTAAGAAACGCTTCCTACCAACTGAGAAAAGCACTGCATATGTGCCTGCGGGAGGATTGCCACCATGGATAGTGTGGGGCAGaggcagaagacctaggttcaaatctgacctagaCATTTTCGAAGCTGCGTGTCCTAACTTTAtcgttaggaagattttccttatgAAATTAGCCTCACCTCCTTGGTCCAGTTGGCTagggttctgccctctgggatcaAGCCGAACagatctcttccctcccccaacaacAGCAACCACGCCTCTGGCTTCTCTCCCCCAACCTAACCATTCCTGGGTCCTCTGATTCTGGTGTGGCTCGAGCCCTCTCCTCCTCAGGAAACTCCAGCTTGTCAAAGCCCTTCCTGAAATACGGTACCTAGAACTGAGTATGCATGAAGCTCCATCTCCAGTCTCCAAGCCTTTGCATCAGCTGTTTCCCCTGCCTGGGATGCACTCCCTCCTCGACTCTGGCTCTTAGAATCCTCAAGGCTCAGCTCCAGCTCTGCTTCCTGCAGGCAGACCTTTCCTTGTCCCCCTCTTCCTGCCCTTCCCAGCCCACCCATCCCAGGACCATCCTATAGAAGAATAGCTGGCACCCattttgtatatagcttgtaAAAAACCTCTTTATCTGTTCATGCCATCTCTCTACCAGGGACTGTTTTGGTCTTTGCATCTctgatgcttagcacatagtaggtgtttacaAAATGCCCATAGATGCTGGCAGGATGATGGGGCAGATGATATGAGGACAATCACTTAGGGTAACTGACTCTCGTAATTGAGTCTGAGGTTGCCCTGGTTAGATGCTCCAGGATGAAGCCCTTGCCTAGACACCCACCCCAGGGCCCCATAGCCAGCCTTCCGTAGTGCCCCCAGGGACCCGCTCCACTGCCCACCCAGACCctctccccacacacatacacaccagcGATTCCTACTACAGACATGGGGCTCTTAGtccctgctctgccacttactcaTCCTGAAAACCTGGGTAAATGACACCCtgtctgtgccttggtttcctttgctGCTGAAAGTCCTGAACTAAAGGACCAATAAGGTTTCCTCCACTTCTTGATGTCTGTGGCCCCTTAAGAGATGCGGAGTgaagctggctttggagtcagaggctctGATATCGAGCCCTGCCTGTGccactcagttttcccatctgtaaaacaaggaggttggattCGATGGCCAACTCTAGGGCTGGGATTCTCTGAGTCTCTGATTCTGTGAACGCCACTCTACCTTGGAGGCCCAGTTCCAGTGCCTCTTCTATGCAGTCTTCCCTGATCCCCAACCCCATCTCCCCCAACACACTTCAGCCCTTTCTTCCAATCACCTCCCCCGGTTCCTCAGGTCCTGACTCCTGCTCCCCCCAACAATATGACAGGACTTCTTGGAGGAGATGGAACACAGGGAGAGGTGAAAGCCAGCTTGGCCaacagggttgggggtggggcagggcttGAGCTGGTTAATCCAGAGAGGAATGGAGAGTAATTAGTCTCTTCCCTTTGGTGCCTCTTGCTGGCTCTCTCCTAAGCGGCTACCCTACAGGCTCTCTGTGGGTCATGATGGGGGGAGGCCCTCCTGGACAGGCTCACTGAATAGAGTGGAGGTGGGCAGGCTGTGTTTCCCTCGCTCAACCCCCTACCCAAGAGGCCGGGGGCAGAGGCCAGTCTGGCTCCTAGGCAGAAACGCCAGGGAGTGGCAGCACACACATACACGAAGCCCATTCTCTTGCTCTTGGTTAATTGTGTAGCTCTGCCTCCCACTGGGCTCTTCTCTGCAGGGGAAAGGTAGGATGTGCTAGTGTTCTGGGCCCACTCAGGCTGCCAGCCATaggaataatgatgatgaatCACCTGGGCACCACATGGCGGGCCCTGAGGCCTTCACAAAGCACAACCAACCCATACCTGCCACCCCCAGTTCAGGGCCTCACAGGCATCCCTTTATCCCCCCAaagacggggaaactgaggctcacagactCCGAGAAGTAGAAACCATCAAGGACAGCCATTCCCTATGGATCTCCGCAAAACAGGTTGGACCCCTGGTCTGGAAGCTGAGCTTATGAGCAGTGCCCAAGGGGTCACACCCTTGTCAGTCTCTCTTCTCATTCAAGCTCCTCCAGCCTTATACATTTTATCCCCCTCTTTTGTCccccaaaccacacacacacacacacacacacacacacacacacacacacacagagtagtgCTGGCCAACTTCCTAAACAGCCTCTCATGGAGAATTAAT from Dromiciops gliroides isolate mDroGli1 chromosome 6, mDroGli1.pri, whole genome shotgun sequence encodes the following:
- the LRRC10B gene encoding leucine-rich repeat-containing protein 10B yields the protein MGIAESTLDELPSDVAEQLSNGEQLLELSGRRLRRLPASVCALLGLQRLYISGTGLRELPDEIEELRELRILALDFNKLEHVPEALCRLPRLSRLYLGSNRLLGLPADFAQLQSLRCLWLEGNYVRRFPRALLRMPGLQSLQLGDNRLRGLPAELPSMVGLRGLWLYGNRLEVFPNVLLRMGRLRILDVDRNQLGGFPDLRPLRALRVFSYDHNPVTGPPRVLDTVFLVGEGAVERMAERDEPPPAPRPPRPRPAPAPAPSPPPSVREEKEREQEAGEEEEEEEEEREREQDGEEEEEEELEEEEEEEMALCVGHKPAGLGIPRKGEPT